Proteins from a genomic interval of Shewanella seohaensis:
- a CDS encoding SMP-30/gluconolactonase/LRE family protein produces the protein MQTVTVGDLLMTIPVGNRLGEGVLWDDLHQSIWWTDILSSVIYRFHLASRSLETFPMPHRVGSFGLTAKPTTLIVAFDIGIATYDIEEQSLTWLAQPESHFAGNRFNDGRIDRQGRFWAGTMVERRDTLQQTAALYCLDEKGHCHQHLTNLEISNGLCWSVDGRTLYHADSPKHQIYQYDFDIEQGLLSRKRLFATTSHHIFPDGSDVDAAGYLWNAQWGGGQVVRYRPDGEVDLILKLPVTHPTSIAFGGEKRDLLIVTSAKHSLDASQLDQEPQAGDVFIYPLQGIYGVNSPRFCGQL, from the coding sequence ATGCAAACAGTCACGGTTGGCGATCTGTTGATGACAATCCCTGTGGGCAACCGCCTTGGTGAAGGTGTGCTATGGGACGATTTACACCAATCCATTTGGTGGACCGACATTCTCTCCTCCGTGATTTATCGTTTTCATCTCGCGAGCCGCTCCTTAGAGACTTTCCCCATGCCGCACCGTGTGGGCTCCTTTGGCCTCACGGCAAAGCCTACAACACTTATCGTCGCATTCGATATCGGTATTGCAACTTATGATATTGAAGAGCAAAGTCTGACATGGTTGGCGCAGCCAGAATCTCATTTTGCTGGCAATCGCTTTAATGATGGTCGCATCGATAGGCAAGGGCGTTTTTGGGCGGGTACTATGGTTGAGCGGCGCGATACGTTGCAACAAACCGCAGCCCTGTATTGTCTAGATGAGAAAGGGCATTGCCACCAACACCTTACAAATCTCGAAATCTCCAACGGCCTGTGCTGGAGCGTGGATGGACGAACGCTCTACCATGCTGATTCGCCAAAGCACCAAATCTATCAATATGATTTTGATATTGAGCAGGGGTTATTGAGTCGTAAGCGCCTCTTTGCGACCACGAGCCATCATATTTTTCCTGATGGTTCTGATGTCGATGCGGCGGGTTATCTCTGGAATGCCCAGTGGGGCGGTGGACAGGTAGTGCGCTATCGTCCCGATGGTGAAGTCGATCTTATCCTCAAATTGCCCGTTACCCACCCAACCAGCATTGCTTTTGGCGGCGAAAAGCGCGATTTACTGATAGTTACCAGTGCCAAACACTCACTTGACGCATCGCAATTAGACCAAGAGCCGCAAGCAGGCGATGTGTTTATCTACCCATTACAGGGTATTTATGGTGTAAACAGCCCTCGTTTTTGCGGGCAGCTATAA
- a CDS encoding DMT family transporter, whose translation MTVFRLFTLTTLTMLAFACNSILCRLALKDGSIDAGSFTLFRLLSGAIMLWLLSLNKPTQEAKGHWGSALALFVYAAGFSYAYINMTASMGALLLFGAVQATMIGYGLYRKEIFNTRQWLGLGCAAAGLIFLLLPGLSAPPLMSSLLMISAGVAWGIYSIKGKGAKHPIPVSAGNFIRTVPMALLLLLLVRDPLAVSQMGIIYALASGAVASGLGYAIWYSILPLLSSTYAATVQLSVPLIAAVGGVVLLGEPLSLRLLLASCAILGGIALVVLSKSAPKNKS comes from the coding sequence ATGACTGTTTTTCGTCTATTTACGCTGACAACGCTCACCATGTTGGCCTTTGCCTGTAACTCGATACTTTGCCGGCTTGCGTTAAAGGATGGCAGTATCGATGCGGGCAGCTTTACCCTGTTCCGGTTGTTATCGGGTGCCATCATGCTCTGGCTATTAAGCCTCAACAAACCTACGCAGGAGGCCAAAGGCCATTGGGGCTCAGCCTTGGCATTATTTGTCTACGCAGCGGGATTTTCCTATGCCTATATCAATATGACGGCTTCAATGGGGGCTCTGTTACTCTTTGGCGCCGTACAAGCCACCATGATTGGCTATGGGCTGTACCGAAAAGAAATCTTTAATACCAGACAATGGCTTGGATTAGGCTGCGCCGCTGCCGGTTTGATTTTTCTGCTGTTACCTGGGTTGTCGGCGCCGCCACTAATGAGTTCATTGTTGATGATAAGCGCTGGGGTCGCTTGGGGGATTTATTCGATTAAAGGTAAGGGAGCCAAGCATCCCATTCCTGTCAGTGCAGGCAACTTTATCCGCACTGTGCCGATGGCACTGTTATTACTGTTATTAGTTCGAGATCCCTTAGCGGTAAGTCAGATGGGAATTATCTATGCGTTAGCCTCGGGCGCCGTTGCTTCTGGCTTAGGTTATGCGATTTGGTATTCCATTTTACCTTTATTGTCATCCACCTACGCCGCCACTGTACAATTGAGTGTGCCGTTAATTGCCGCCGTTGGCGGAGTGGTATTGCTGGGTGAACCCCTAAGTCTTCGATTACTGCTAGCCTCCTGTGCCATCCTCGGTGGCATTGCACTGGTTGTCCTCAGCAAATCTGCACCAAAAAATAAAAGCTAA
- a CDS encoding formate dehydrogenase subunit gamma: MNHKEMIVRHKLVDRLCHWTIVFVGLVTFLTGFSFFYPSFQWLSGIVGTPQLAKVMHPFFGIAMCLLLAVMLIRYYQHNKWNKYDLPWMKAVVWVLLQKEENIPPVGHYNPGQKMLFRAFVVFVLAFLISGIMMWQPYFAPMFSAEAVNWATLVHSACGVLMLLSLVVHVWMACWIEGSITGMLYGKVSKAWARKHHPAMLEEHEDK; encoded by the coding sequence ATGAATCATAAAGAAATGATTGTCCGTCATAAGCTCGTTGATCGCCTGTGCCACTGGACCATAGTCTTTGTTGGCCTAGTGACCTTTCTAACGGGATTCTCGTTTTTTTATCCCTCGTTCCAGTGGCTCAGTGGCATTGTTGGCACACCACAGCTGGCAAAAGTGATGCATCCATTTTTCGGGATCGCCATGTGTCTGCTGCTGGCGGTGATGTTGATCCGCTACTACCAGCACAATAAGTGGAATAAATACGATTTGCCTTGGATGAAAGCCGTGGTGTGGGTGTTACTGCAGAAAGAAGAGAACATTCCGCCCGTGGGCCATTACAACCCAGGTCAGAAAATGTTATTCCGCGCCTTTGTGGTTTTTGTGCTGGCGTTTCTGATCAGCGGCATCATGATGTGGCAGCCTTATTTTGCGCCCATGTTCTCGGCAGAAGCGGTCAATTGGGCCACCTTAGTCCACTCGGCCTGCGGGGTGTTAATGCTGCTCTCCCTCGTGGTGCATGTGTGGATGGCCTGCTGGATTGAAGGCTCTATCACTGGGATGCTCTACGGAAAAGTCTCTAAGGCTTGGGCCCGTAAGCACCATCCAGCCATGTTAGAAGAACACGAGGACAAATAG
- the fdxH gene encoding formate dehydrogenase subunit beta produces the protein MASQDIIRISGTTDITPASQARIGAVQQVTKLFDATKCTGCKACQVACSEWNDLREDVGTFQGSYQNPMILSPESWNIMQYHEVMDNNKLRWQFTHTACMHCADPACLKACSTSGAIVQHANGTVDFDSNKCIGCGYCASACPFNVPKISAKDNKAYKCTLCSDRLAVGLEPSCVKTCTVGALRFGTREDMLFYAEKRVEQLKERGFSKAGLYNPEGVGGTHMMMILHDITQPETYGMPKDPQIPAATEWRQDWLKPLGTAGLLATAAFALMHRIAVGRNIVEEDQPGYIDAGVKEEEKL, from the coding sequence ATGGCTTCTCAAGATATTATCCGCATCTCAGGCACCACGGATATCACCCCAGCGTCTCAAGCGCGCATTGGTGCGGTCCAGCAGGTGACTAAGCTGTTTGATGCGACTAAATGTACCGGCTGTAAAGCATGTCAGGTTGCCTGCTCCGAATGGAATGACCTTCGTGAAGATGTCGGCACTTTCCAAGGCAGTTACCAGAACCCGATGATACTGTCTCCAGAAAGCTGGAACATAATGCAGTATCACGAAGTGATGGATAACAATAAGTTGCGTTGGCAATTTACCCACACTGCCTGTATGCACTGCGCCGATCCAGCCTGTTTAAAAGCTTGTTCAACCAGCGGCGCGATTGTGCAACATGCCAATGGCACAGTGGATTTTGATTCGAACAAGTGTATTGGCTGTGGTTATTGCGCCAGTGCCTGTCCTTTCAATGTGCCTAAGATCAGCGCCAAAGATAACAAAGCCTATAAGTGCACCCTGTGCTCCGATAGGCTCGCCGTTGGCCTCGAGCCTTCCTGTGTTAAAACCTGCACCGTGGGAGCGCTGCGTTTTGGCACCCGCGAAGACATGTTGTTCTATGCCGAAAAGCGCGTCGAGCAGTTAAAGGAACGTGGTTTTAGCAAGGCGGGACTCTATAACCCCGAAGGGGTTGGTGGTACGCATATGATGATGATCCTCCACGACATCACACAACCCGAAACCTATGGTATGCCCAAGGATCCGCAAATCCCTGCCGCCACCGAATGGCGTCAAGATTGGCTTAAACCTCTGGGCACCGCAGGCTTGCTCGCAACAGCGGCGTTCGCCCTGATGCACCGTATTGCTGTAGGGCGCAACATCGTCGAGGAAGATCAGCCAGGTTACATTGATGCCGGTGTCAAAGAGGAGGAAAAGCTATGA
- the fdhE gene encoding formate dehydrogenase accessory protein FdhE: MKMASDIPLSFVDKSPLALKPLKAADPEKIYQHRARRLAQLAQDSPLADYLKLCQILVSTQQKLAATEMGPAPKIDPEVQFPLSVSQTAKAQAWLRPLQALLTELVSQVPAHLVPVIQELQQQSPAQLLEWGNQLRQGQFSAVPAQFSLFIWAGLSLYWSHWAPMVIARMDVNRVKQSSLCPVCGSHPVASMIVDKPREGLRYLHCSLCETEWHYVRAHCTCCEQSREMSIWSFDDHKANVRIESCETCKGYTKMLFTNRLPLLDAAADDIATLGLDAELNAKGYVATTVNPLLLAHEA; the protein is encoded by the coding sequence ATGAAGATGGCCAGCGATATCCCGTTAAGTTTTGTTGATAAGTCTCCCTTAGCATTGAAACCGCTAAAAGCGGCAGATCCTGAGAAAATTTATCAACATAGAGCACGTCGTTTAGCCCAATTAGCGCAGGATTCTCCGCTGGCGGATTATCTTAAGCTTTGCCAAATCCTTGTGTCGACGCAGCAAAAACTGGCTGCAACGGAAATGGGCCCTGCGCCAAAGATTGACCCAGAGGTCCAATTTCCGCTGTCAGTGAGTCAAACTGCTAAGGCCCAAGCTTGGTTACGGCCATTGCAAGCACTGCTAACTGAGTTGGTATCTCAAGTACCTGCGCATTTAGTGCCAGTGATACAAGAGCTACAACAGCAGTCACCAGCTCAATTGCTAGAGTGGGGCAATCAACTAAGGCAAGGGCAGTTTAGTGCCGTACCCGCACAGTTCAGCTTATTTATCTGGGCGGGTTTGTCACTGTATTGGTCCCATTGGGCGCCCATGGTGATTGCACGTATGGATGTCAATCGGGTTAAACAGTCCAGTTTATGCCCTGTGTGCGGTAGTCATCCGGTCGCCAGCATGATTGTCGATAAACCCCGCGAAGGGCTGCGTTATCTGCATTGCAGTCTGTGCGAAACTGAATGGCATTATGTGCGCGCCCATTGTACTTGCTGCGAACAATCTCGGGAGATGTCCATTTGGTCCTTTGACGATCATAAAGCCAACGTGCGGATTGAGAGCTGTGAGACGTGTAAGGGCTACACTAAGATGTTGTTTACCAACCGTTTGCCATTGTTAGATGCGGCTGCGGACGATATCGCAACGCTGGGGTTGGATGCCGAGCTCAATGCAAAGGGCTATGTTGCGACAACGGTAAATCCGCTGTTACTTGCACATGAGGCCTAA